The following proteins come from a genomic window of Pichia kudriavzevii chromosome 1, complete sequence:
- a CDS encoding uncharacterized protein (PKUD0A06550; similar to Saccharomyces cerevisiae YJR090C (GRR1); ancestral locus Anc_7.461) translates to MEGDRFHPNTRQALRIPNQGGFIVPPLVSIANRNDQETMENAGDAMELDSSSTITNQIPLNNLGINLAENPNNEPFDSSSSSSLPNQHQVNNNILSNLTSNDNSSNEDVQDTGDNDPETDDEEHARFQLLRKRARTNSIAFPHPNFQTPINSRPGSLIHVLPPETLCLIFSYVYHKKDLLSILLTCKYWASLIVGMIWFRPGLLNKSIMRKLQMILEEDPTTQIWDYRLFIKRLNLSLISNLINDNFLYLFANCKNLERITLVNCTKLKSSSIAKLLDGCSRLQSIDLTGTTHLENDIYYSLANNCKRLQGLYAPGSYNISEDAVLSLIRNCPLLKRVKLSECNNITDVAIDSLVKNCPGLVELDVHGCEKITNASLNNLFLHSECLKEFKISKNQNITYECLENPSGTLLSLERLRILDFTQCSNITDKAVIKFVQLAPKLRNVVLSKCSSITDASLKAIATLGKNLHYIHLGHCSNITDVGAKELLQNCHRLQYIDLACCNQLTNATIIELAKLQKLRRIGLVKCSQITDEGILALAEQARNSDETLERVHLSYCVNLSIFPIYKLLQACPRLTHISLTGISQFLRPDITRFCREPPSEFNPHQKSIFCVFSGEGVNNLRTYLNHLIQTTEVQDREATEILQIIDGIIGTSTPIPLENFLTDENRFRFEHFIRTANDFLGDYPSINVGYERLDLFARCIFGGIQQTQATRVQRFFQLMHSRPVRAREREREAQRLQRMHLAMEATRNRHTTVLTSESRGLAEPVIQTYIPGNQVARLFQHTRSRAPRFHGSALEQMLLAGVDDGNTIVRLRDSNSSTSIEVIVFNPDDYRSLSSEIDNLPSDFITITFDQPRNRPQYIQRNFDQQRSIPVPRQNALRDSFRNVSRRVNVVQPLLNEDDHSTEDPIMNDD, encoded by the coding sequence ATGGAGGGAGATCGGTTCCATCCAAACACAAGACAGGCACTACGCATACCCAACCAAGGAGGGTTTATTGTTCCACCGTTGGTTTCGATTGCCAACCGTAATGACCAGGAGACAATGGAAAACGCCGGCGATGCAATGGAGCTTGACAGTTCCAGTACAATCACCAACCAAATACCGTTAAATAATTTGGGGATAAACTTGGCCGAAAATCCTAATAACGAACCTTTtgattcttcatcttcgtcGTCGTTGCCAAACCAACACCAagtcaataataatatcCTGTCTAATCTTACATCCAATGACAATAGTAGTAACGAAGATGTTCAAGACACCGGCGATAATGATCCGGAAACAGATGACGAGGAGCACGCAAGATTTCAATTGCTAAGAAAGAGGGCAAGAACAAACTCTATTGCTTTCCCACATCCAAATTTTCAGACACCAATAAATTCCAGACCCGGTAGCTTGATCCACGTATTGCCGCCTGAAACATTATGTCTGATATTTTCGTATGTTTATCATAAAAAAGatcttttatcaattttgttGACCTGCAAATATTGGGCCTCTTTGATTGTGGGTATGATATGGTTTAGGCCTGGTCTTTTGAATAAATCCATCATGAGAAAATTGCAGATGATTTTGGAGGAAGATCCAACCACCCAGATCTGGGATTATAGACTATTCATCAAGAGGCTCAATTTGTCATTAATTTCAAACCTCATCAATGATAATTTTCTGTACCTATTTGCCAATTGCAAAAACCTGGAGAGAATCACGTTGGTCAATTGTACTAAGTTGAAATCCTCGAGTATTGCCAAGTTACTTGACGGATGTTCACGTTTACAATCCATTGATTTAACTGGCACCACGCATTTGGAAAATGATATATATTACTCATTAGCAAACAATTGTAAGAGGTTACAAGGCTTATATGCTCCAGGCTCGTACAACATAAGTGAAGACGCCGTGTTGTCTTTAATAAGGAATTGCCCGCTATTGAAGAGAGTCAAATTGAGTGAGTGTAACAACATCACTGATGTGGCAATCGATTCCTTAGTGAAAAACTGTCCAGGTCTAGTTGAATTGGACGTTCATGGGTGTGAGAAAATTACAAATGCCTCATTGAACaatttatttcttcattcAGAATGCTTGAAGGAGtttaaaatttccaaaaatcAGAACATCACTTATGAATGTCTTGAAAATCCAAGTGGCACTTTGCTATCATTGGAGCGGTTGAGGATATTGGATTTCACACAGTGCTCAAATATCACAGATAAGGCTGTGATaaaatttgttcaattggCCCCTAAATTGAGGAACGTTGTTTTATCGAAATGTTCCTCCATCACTGATGCTTCGCTAAAGGCTATTGCTACTTTAGGTAAGAATTTACACTATATTCATCTGGGTCACTGCAGTAACATTACTGATGTTGGAGCAAAGGAACTACTTCAAAATTGTCATAGGTTGCAATATATTGACTTAGCATGTTGTAACCAACTTACAAATGCCACCATCATTGAATTGgcaaaacttcaaaaattaAGGAGAATTGGATTAGTCAAATGTTCTCAGATTACAGATGAGGGAATACTAGCATTGGCGGAACAGGCTAGGAACTCAGATGAGACTTTAGAGAGGGTCCATTTAAGTTACTGTGTTAACTTGTCCATATTTCCAATTTACAAACTACTTCAGGCATGTCCAAGGTTGACGCATATCTCTTTAACCGGTATATCTCAGTTTCTAAGGCCAGATATTACAAGGTTTTGTAGAGAACCACCGTCAGAGTTCAACCCACATCAGAAATCTATATTTTGCGTATTCAGTGGCGAAGGAGTCAATAATCTTAGAACTTATTTGAATCACTTAATTCAAACTACTGAAGTGCAAGACAGAGAGGCCACTGAAATATTACAGATAATTGATGGTATAATTGGTACATCTACACCAATCCCACTGGAGAATTTTTTAACCGACGAAAACAGGTTTAGGTTTGAACATTTTATTCGGACTGCCAATGACTTTTTGGGCGATTACCCATCAATTAACGTAGGTTATGAAAGATTGGATCTATTTGCTAGATGTATATTTGGTGGTATCCAGCAGACACAGGCCACCAGAGTTCAGCGATTCTTTCAATTAATGCACAGCAGGCCTGTTAGGgcaagagagagagaaagagaggCTCAGAGGCTTCAAAGAATGCACCTTGCCATGGAAGCAACAAGAAATAGGCATACTACTGTGTTAACAAGTGAATCCAGGGGTTTGGCAGAACCTGTTATCCAGACGTATATACCGGGAAACCAAGTTGCAAGACTTTTCCAGCATACCAGGAGCAGGGCGCCAAGGTTTCATGGGAGTGCATTAGAACAGATGCTACTAGCAGGTGTCGATGACGGTAATACTATAGTCAGGCTTCGGGATTCTAATTCATCGACTAGTATTGAGgttattgttttcaaccCTGATGACTATAGAAGTCTAAGTTCCGAAATTGATAACTTACCGTCTGACTTTATAACTATAACGTTTGATCAACCCCGCAATCGTCCACAATATATCCAGAGGAATTTCGATCAGCAAAGATCTATACCTGTCCCTAGACAGAATGCACTTCGAGATTCCTTTAGAAATGTTTCTCGCAGAGTAAATGTCGTGCAACCACTATTAAACGAAGATGATCACTCCACAGAAGATCCAATTATGAATGACGACTAA
- a CDS encoding uncharacterized protein (PKUD0A06560; Pfam Domains: MFS_1(4.4e-17)), producing the protein MSANNRHREEQDTTLAVKEDPEICQDNMSSSEEPPDGGLWAWISTVCVLLINTFSWGPNASFGVYLNYYITEQYFDEADTEQYVMIGGLGLGLSFLACAFTNGLCRRIHYKIIMTLGLCITFLSYWLASIATTVIQLIMFQGFLLAIGWSLVAGATLVIIPTWFSKKKSVAQGIATAGGGLGGIIFSRSVDEIIKQYLNNQKYANNRKHGLRLGVAWALRMQSFVCGFMLAISIIFIRSFTPLKNTSKDKKPFHVEIFAFLSRIDLLKKLPLACLMFWNMSYMLSYSILLFSLSSYGTSIGLTYKQGSNVTTIQSLAQTIGRPLLGVLSDRVGRVNVSLLATFLITLFSFVFWVFTTTYSQLLGFAFVIGLLLGISWVNFGPMTADVVGNSGADLNHAISLQMFAAGFPMLIAELAGFKLRRFDMERPFLYCQILVGVAAGVSCLALLPFREWKVKRAVKARIAYLKHSVNNLDGDKEEEEEDAALAGMDGEQMEREIMKMERLLAADVRSYMYRAVYPLKV; encoded by the coding sequence ATGTCAGCAAACAATAGGCACAGGGAAGAACAAGACACCACTTTGGCCGTAAAAGAGGATCCTGAAATATGCCAGGATAATATGTCTAGCTCAGAGGAGCCACCAGATGGTGGTCTTTGGGCATGGATATCAACTGTATGTGTTTTACTTATTAACACCTTCAGTTGGGGGCCTAATGCATCCTTTGGTGTCTATTTGAATTATTACATCACTGAGCAATACTTTGACGAAGCAGATACCGAGCAATACGTGATGATTGGTGGATTAGGCTTAGGTTTATCATTTTTGGCATGTGCTTTCACAAATGGGTTGTGTCGTCGAATTCATTACAAGATTATCATGACGCTAGGACTTTGTATCACTTTCTTGTCATATTGGTTGGCATCAATAGCAACGACAGTAATACAGCTGATTATGTTTCAAGGTTTTCTTTTAGCAATTGGCTGGTCATTGGTTGCTGGGGCAACATTAGTTATTATTCCCACATGgttttccaagaaaaaatccGTTGCCCAAGGTATAGCCACTGCTGGTGGTGGTTTGGGAGGTATTATCTTTAGTAGatctgttgatgaaataatcaaacaatacttaaataatcaaaaatatGCTAATAATCGTAAGCATGGCTTGAGGTTGGGTGTTGCATGGGCTCTTCGGATGCAATCATTTGTATGTGGATTCATGCTAGCTATATCAATTATCTTTATTCGGTCTTTTACCCCCCTTAAAAATACAtcaaaagataaaaaacCATTTCATGTTGAAATATTTGCTTTCCTGTCCAGGATTGACCTTTTAAAGAAATTACCGCTTGCTTGCCTTATGTTCTGGAACATGTCCTATATGTTATCTTATAGTATActtctattttcattgtcatcGTACGGCACTAGTATTGGTTTAACGTACAAACAAGGGTCTAATGTTACTACAATACAAAGTTTAGCTCAAACAATCGGTAGACCACTATTGGGAGTGTTGTCCGATAGAGTAGGTAGAGTGAATGTCTCTCTCTTAGCAACTTTTTTAATAACATTGTTCTCATTTGTATTTTGGGTCTTTACTACTACTTATTCACAACTACTTGGTTTTGCATTCGTTATTGGCTTGCTACTAGGCATTAGTTGGGTTAATTTTGGACCGATGACAGCAGATGTTGTGGGAAACAGCGGCGCCGACTTGAATCATGCAATCTCCCTACAGATGTTTGCAGCAGGATTCCCAATGTTGATTGCCGAATTGGCAGGGTTCAAGTTGAGAAGATTCGATATGGAGAGACCTTTCTTGTATTGTCAGATCCTTGTAGGGGTTGCAGCTGGAGTGAGCTGCCTTGCATTGTTACCATTCAGAGAATGGAAGGTAAAGAGAGCAGTGAAAGCACGGATAGcatatttgaaacattCAGTGAACAATTTAGACGGcgacaaagaagaagaagaagaagacgcAGCACTTGCAGGCATGGATGGTGAGCAGATGGAGAGAGAGATCATGAAGATGGAAAGGTTGCTAGCAGCGGACGTTCGTTCATATATGTATAGAGCCGTTTATCCACTAAAGGTATAA
- a CDS encoding uncharacterized protein (PKUD0A06570; Pfam Domains: MFS_1(2e-19)): MNDAVNDEEQGNFSETKQKAIDTGKYSAFDFKNRPPDGGFWAWISVVCVLFINTFSWGLNACFGVYLNYYVTEKYFENANTEQYVMIGGLALGLSFTACAFTNGLCRHVHYKIIMTIGLIITFLSYWLASIATTVVQLIFFQGFLMAFGWALTAGSTFLILPTWFLEKRSIAQGIATAGGGLGGIIFSRASDQIIKQYLTNPKYAGDPNHALRLGVAWALRMEALVCGFMLAISIILIRTYRPIKNTSKDEKPLFIELTAFLFRFDLMRQIPLICLMLWNMVYSLSYSILLFSLSAYGSSIGLSYKQGSNVTTVQSVAQTVGRPLLGFLSDKIGRVNVTLISTILITIFSFVFWIFVTTYAQLIGFAFAVGILLGVNWVNFGPMTADVVGGGGADMNHAVSLQMFTGGFPLLIAELAGFKLRRFDMERPFLYCQILVGVAAGVSCLALLPFREWKVKRAVKARIAYLKHSVNNLDGDEEEEEEDAALAGMDGEQMEREIMKMERLLAADVRSYMYRAVYPLKV; encoded by the coding sequence ATGAATGATGCCGTTAATGATGAGGAGCAAGGGAATTTTTCTGAGACGAAGCAAAAGGCTATAGATACTGGGAAGTACAGTGCTTTCGATTTCAAGAACCGGCCACCAGACGGTGGATTTTGGGCCTGGATTTCGGTGGTTTGTGTTTTGTTTATCAACACCTTTAGCTGGGGACTTAATGCTTGCTTTGGTGTCTATCTAAACTATTATGTAAcagaaaaatattttgagaatGCAAATACAGAACAATATGTGATGATCGGTGGATTGGCATTAGGTCTCTCATTTACGGCCTGCGCTTTTACTAATGGTTTGTGTCGCCATGTTCACTACAAGATTATCATGACAATTGGGTTGATCATAACATTTTTGTCGTACTGGCTAGCCTCGATTGCAACAACAGTGGTTCAGCTGATTTTCTTCCAGGGCTTCCTCATGGCATTTGGATGGGCATTGACTGCTGGTTCTACATTTCTCATCTTGCCAACATGGTTTTTAGAAAAGCGGTCAATTGCTCAGGGTATTGCAACCGCAGGTGGTGGGTTAGGTGGTATTATTTTTAGCAGAGCTTCTGATCAAATAATTAAACAGTACTTAACCAATCCAAAATACGCAGGAGATCCCAACCATGCATTGAGGCTAGGGGTTGCATGGGCGTTGAGAATGGAAGCATTAGTGTGTGGATTTATGCTAGCAATATCCATCATTTTGATTCGAACCTACCGCCCAATTAAAAATACTTCAAAGGATGAAAAACCACTATTTATCGAGTTAACTGCGTTTTTGTTCCGGTTTGATCTAATGAGACAGATTCCTTTGATTTGTCTCATGCTTTGGAACATGGTTTACTCGTTATCCTACAGTattttgctattttcattatcagCATATGGTTCAAGTATCGGGTTAAGCTACAAACAGGGATCGAATGTAACAACTGTCCAAAGTGTTGCACAGACAGTCGGAAGACCTTTGTTGGGATTCCTATCGGACAAAATAGGGAGGGTCAATGTCACACTTATTTCAACGATCTTGATTACAATATTTTCGTTTGTTTTCTGGATCTTTGTGACGACTTATGCGCAACTAATTGGGTTTGCATTTGCAGTTGGCATTTTGCTAGGGGTGAACTGGGTCAATTTTGGACCGATGACAGCAGATGTTGTTGGGGGAGGTGGTGCCGACATGAATCATGCGGTTTCTCTACAGATGTTTACAGGCGGTTTCCCTTTACTAATTGCCGAGTTGGCAGGGTTCAAGTTGAGAAGATTCGATATGGAGAGACCTTTCTTGTATTGTCAGATCCTTGTGGGGGTTGCAGCTGGAGTGAGCTGCCTTGCATTGTTACCATTCAGAGAATGGAAGGTAAAGAGAGCAGTGAAAGCACGGATAGcatatttgaaacattCAGTGAACAATTTAGACGGcgacgaagaagaagaagaagaagacgcAGCACTTGCAGGCATGGATGGTGAGCAGATGGAGAGAGAGATCATGAAGATGGAAAGGTTGCTAGCAGCGGACGTTCGTTCATATATGTATAGAGCCGTTTATCCACTAAAGGTATAA